One window of Watersipora subatra chromosome 3, tzWatSuba1.1, whole genome shotgun sequence genomic DNA carries:
- the LOC137390566 gene encoding uncharacterized protein, whose amino-acid sequence MAAQEDVAMPRPTMRSQNDDMRPMMNEVRGMTELVRTRHALAIALPVFDGSTDVEDFLELFENIAMHNGWSVGEMAIRLRLSVMGSAGINLHGSNYLELREKLVANHSISMENAMTVLKMLRLRPGDNEFSFSDKLCKLVSKAFPKMERESVDRHAMRELIAMLPPNSQAAWLFKAQPRHSLEEAVHRIHEANPSVERKMNQLDATESSSKLSDKMMAMMQGTQASMQTLVQRFAEGQKQIAEGQKQMLEMLLQKQRRGPLITVQSLIIGSAGAPSPPFHLKSSRNFWLRAAPNSSQYSGKLKIRDSAVRCCDSQGNLLKVNVQVRQDTVLPPRTEKFSMAQLSTKWVQGTACIESTNKVPGVLVATTVQNPNEQQVHLRLMNYTDREIRIPAGKIVATCMAANLTRPAPTESASRGQLSEHLTTLVKKSCQRFSPEEKQKVQALITEHQSAFSSFQYDLGKTNMIKHGILLVPEAKPLKQ is encoded by the exons ATGGCTGCTCAGGAGGATGTAGCCATGCCACGCCCAACCATGCGCTCTCAAAATGACGACATGAGGCCTATGATGAATGAAGTCAGAGGCATGACTGAATTAGTGCGTACCAGGCACGCACTTGCAATTGCTCTACCTGTTTTTGATGGCTCTACTGATGTGGAAGATTTTCTGGAGCTATTTGAAAACATAGCCATGCATAATGGCTGGTCTGTTGGGGAAATGGCTATCCGTCTCCGACTGTCAGTGATGGGCTCAGCCGGTATAAATTTACATGGTAGTAACTACCTAGAGTTGAGGGAAAAACTAGTGGCCAACCACTCTATTAGCATGGAAAACGCAATGACTGTGCTTAAAATGCTGCGGCTGAGGCCGGGGGATAATGAATTCTCTTTCTCAGACAAACTTTGTAAACTCGTAAGTAAGGCATTCCCTAAAATGGAACGTGAGTCGGTGGACCGACATGCCATGAGGGAGTTAATTGCTATGCTACCTCCAAACTCTCAAGCAGCTTGGTTGTTTAAAGCACAACCACGTCATAGTTTGGAAGAGGCTGTCCATAGGATTCATGAAGCTAATCCAAGCGTTGAGCGAAAGATGAATCAACTGGATGCGACTGAGTCATCGTCAAAACTTTCTGACAAAATGATGGCCATGATGCAGGGCACACAGGCCAGCATGCAAACCCTAGTGCAGCGATTTGCAGAAGGACAGAAGCAAATTGCTGAAGGGCAAAAGCAGATGCTGGAAATGTTGCTACAAAAGCAGCGACGTGGCCCCCTAATAACCGTTCAGAGCCTGATAATAGGAAGTG CGGGTGCACCTAGTCCGCCTTTCCACTTAAAGAGTTCCAGAAACTTTTGGCTCAGAGCTGCACCAAACTCCAGCCAGTACTCGGGCAAG TTGAAGATCAGAGATTCAGCGGTCAGGTGCTGTGACAGCCAGGGAAACCTATTGAAAGTGAATGTTCAGGTCCGCCAGGACACAGTGTTGCCTCCCCGCACAGAGAAGTTTAGCATGGCACAGCTTAGCACTAAGTGGGTTCAAGGGACTGCTTGCATTGAATCAACCAATAAGGTGCCAGGGGTGCTTGTCGCCACCACTGTTCAAAATCCTAATGAGCAACAAGTTCACCTGAGACTGATGAACTACACAGATCGGGAAATACGAATTCCAGCGGGGAAAATAGTGGCTACGTGTATGGCTGCTAATCTAACTAGACCAGCTCCTACGGAATCAGCTAGCCGTGGCCAGCTGTCTGAACACCTCACGACGCTAGTAAAAAAGAGTTGTCAAAGGTTTAGCCCCGAGGAGAAGCAGAAAGTTCAGGCGCTGATAACAGAGCATCAGAGTGCGTTCAGTAGCTTCCAATATGACTTAGGCAAGACTAATATGATTAAACATGGTATTCTGCTAGTGCCAGAAGCAAAACCCTTAAAACAGTGA